The following DNA comes from Mesorhizobium sp. B2-1-8.
GCCAGAGCCGCAGATGCCGGTGACACCGGTCGCCTGCACGCTATCGAGGAAGCCCGGTTCGTCGGACCACAGTTCCGAGCCGATGACGCGGTATTTCGGCTCCAGCGTGTCGGGATCGATGCGCACGCGCTCGATGGCGCCGGGCGCGGCCCGCTGGCCACCGGAGATTTCGGCACCTTCGAAGGCCGGACCGGTGGGCGAGGAGGCAGCGACAACACGCGCGCGATTGCCGAGTACGATCTCGGCATTGGTGCCGACATCGACGATCAGCATCATCTCATCCTGGCGATGCGGGCCTTCCGACAGCGTCACCGCCGCCGCGTCGGCGCCGACATGGCCGGCAATGCAAGGCAGCATGTAGAGGCGCGCGCCCTGGTTGAGCTTGAGGCCTATGTCGGAGGCCTTGATGCGCACGGCGCCCGAGACAGCGAGCGCGAAGGGAGCGCCGCCGAGCTCGGTCGGATCGATGCCGAGGAACAGGTGATGCATGATCGGATTGCCGACGAAGACGGAATCCAGAATGTCGTTGCGCTGGACATTGCCTTCCGCGCAGACCTTGTCGACGAGGCCGGAGATCGCCTCGCGGACGGCAACCGTCATGCCTTCGCGGCCATCGGGGTTCATCATCACATAGGAGACGCGGCTCATCAGATCCTCGCCGAAGCGGATCTGCGGGTTCGACGTTCCGGACGAGGCGGCGACGCGGCCCGACAGCAGCGACACCAGATGCATGGCGATGGTGGTCGAGCCGATGTCGCAGGCCAGGCCATAGGCCTCGTTCTTGAGGCCAGGCCACAGCGCGATGACGCGCGCGATGTCGCTGTCGGCATCCTTGTGGATGGCGGCTGTCGCGGTCCAGTTGCCTTTGCGCAATATGCCTTGCACCTGCGGCAGCAGATAGAAGTCGAATTCGAGGTTCTTAAAACCCCAGTCCTTCATCAGCGCGATCTTGAGCCGGTCGAGATCGCCTGATGGATTGTGCATGTCGGGCTCTTCGATCTCGACATAGCACATGCGGATGGCGGTATCGCGGGCGATCACCCTGGTGTCTGCATCCTTGCGGATGGTCTGCGCATTGATGACGGTATCCTGCGGCACGTCGATGACGAGATCGCCGAGGATCTGGGCGGAGCAGGAGAGGCGGCGCCGTTCGGGCAGGCCGCGCACGCGTTCGTAGCGCTCTTCCTTGGGGCCCTTGGGCGAGATGTGATCGTTCGAGGAGGTGATCTTGTGCTTGGCGAAATTGCCTTCCTGCACCTCGATCTGGCAGCGCCCGCAAGTAGCGCGTCCGCCGCACACGCTCTCGACATAGACGCCGAGCTGGCGCGCGGCGTCGAGCACCGGCGTGCCGACAGGGAACCGCCCGCGCTTGCCTGACGGCATGAACAGCACGAGCGGATCGGTAATATTTGCAGGTGAATTCACGATTGCGCGCTTATCCCCGGCCCATCCGGGCTTCACGACCGCCGCGCCGCCGGCTGCCATTGCCGCCGCCTTCGCCCGGTGCATTGACCGCTGTCGGCGCCGCCACCGCGTGGCCGCCTTCGGCCGGCTTGTAATCCTTGTAGGTCTTGATCCACTTGGTGCAGTTCTCGTCGGTGCCGTTCAGCACGTTGGCGCCGCGCACGGCTTCCATCTCCTGCGGCCGAACCGGGTTCATGATCGCCGAGGTCATGCCGGCGCCGATCACCATCGGGATGAAGGCGGCATTGATGCCATGGCGGTGCGGCAGGCCGAACGAGATGTTCGACAGGCCGCAGGTGGTGTTTACCTTGAGTTCCTCGCGCAGGCGGCGCAGCAGCGCGAACACCTGGCGTCCGGCATCGCCAAGCGCACCGATCGGCATGACCAGCGGGTCGACGACGACGTCATGCGCCGGAATGCCGAAATCGGCGCAGCGCTCGACGATCTTCTTGGCGACGGCGAAGCGCACATCCGGGTCCATCGAAATGCCGGTCTCGTCGTTGGAGATGGCGACGACGGGCACGTTGTACTTCTTGACCAGCGGCAGGATGGCCTCGAGCTTTTCTTCCTCGCCGGTGACGGAGTTGACCAGCGGGCGGCCTTTGGCGACCTTCAGCGCGGCCTCGATCGCGGCGCTGACGGAGCTGTCGATCGAGAGCGGCAGATCGACCAGGCCCTGGACGATCTCCAGCGTCTGCACCAGCAGGCCAGGTTCGGTTTCGTTCGGGTTGACCGAGGTGACGCCGGCATTGACGTCGAGCATGGTGGCGCCGCATGCGGCCTGCTCCAGCGCGTCCTTGATGACGGTCTCGAAATTGCCAACCACCATCTCGGCGGCGAGCTTCTTGCGGCCGGTCGGGTTGATGCGTTCGCCAATCACGCAGAAGGGCTGGTCGAAGCCGATGATGATTTCTCGTGTCGCCGAGGCGACGATGGTCCGGGTCATGAAATCTCTCCGTCGTGATATAAAGAGTTCTTTATATCGTTATCTCTTGTCGATCAAGCGAATGGTGATCGCGCAGCGCTCTCAATGCGCGGTCTTCACCATATCCACCTGGGTTTCGGTAATTTCGTCGTGCAGGATGTGATCCAGCCGTTCGGCGACCATCTGGTCGTCGCGGCGGATCTCACGCTTCCATGGCTGGCGGCCCTTCAGCACGCCCGATTCGTCGACGATCTCGGCGACATATTCTTCCTGGCGGTAGGCCATCACATGGACGCCTGAGACACCGGGAATTTCCTTCACCTCGTTGATGATGTCGGTGCAGAGCTGCTTGCCTTCCTTCTTCTGGTCCTGGGCGCCTTCCAGCCGCTTGATGACGGTGTCGGGGATATGGATGCCGGGCACGTTGGAGCGGATCCATTTTGCCGTCTTGGCGGAAGCGAGCGGGCCGACGCCGCACAGGATGAACACCTTTTCGGTGTGGCCGAGATCGCGGGCCTTCTGCATGAAGGTTTTGAACATCGGCACGTCGAAGCAATACTGCGTCTGCACGAACTGCGCGCCGGCGGCGATCTTCTTGCCGAGATGGATCGGGCGAAAGTCGAAGGGCGGCGCGAACGGATTGACGGCAGCGCCCAGGAACAGCTGTGGCGGCGTCGTCAGCTTGCGGCCGGACAAAAACTTGCCGTTGTCACGCATGATGCGGCAGGTCTCCAGCAGCGACATGGAATCGAGATCGAACACCGGCTTGGCACCCGGCTGGTCGCCGGCCTGCACGCCGTCGCCGGTCAGGCACAGCATGTTGGCGACGCCCATCGCGGCACCCCCCAGCACATCGCCCTGAATGGCGATGCGGTTCTTGTCGCGGCAGGCGATCTGCATGATCGGCGCATAGCCCATGCGGGTCAGCAGTGCGCAGATGCCGACCGAGGACATGTGGCAATTGGCGCCGGACGCATCGACCGCGTTGATGGCGTCGACCCAGCCGTCGAAGATCTTCGCACGGTTGTAGACGTCCTCGGGATCGGCGCTGTCGGGCGGGTTGAGCTCGGTCGTCACCGCGAACTCGCCACGCCTGAGCACGCGCTCCAGCCGGCCGCGAGAGGTGTGGCCGGGCAGGGGATCGAGCGGCAAATGGATGCCGGCCGGATTTTCGTCGAGCTGGCGGCCGGTCATGCGGAGGCTCCGGTCTTCGCGGCAGCGGCGGCTTCACGGGCCGCTGCCGCCTGTGCGGTTACCCGCAGCCAGGCCGAGGTTTCGCGTAACGACTGATCGACCGGCTTCTGCACGGTGAGGATCCTGTCGGAATTGACCATGTTCTGCGAACCTTCCCAGGCCTTGACCCAGACGCAGGGCATATTGGGCTCGACCTCGCAATTGCCGTTGGCGCGCACGCCGCCGCAAGGGCCGTTGCGCAACTGCTTGGGGCAATTCATCGGGCACGACATGCCGGTCGAGGACAGGATGCACTGACCACACATGCGGCAGTCGAACATGAATCCCTTGACGCGCTTTTCGACGAACTTGATGGGAGCTTCGACGCGGCCATAACCGATGCCCTTCCACAAGGGGTGCAGCAGCAGGAAGGCGTCGGAAAAACGGGCATAAAACCATTCGAGCAATCGCGAGTGCCGAACAGACCATAATCTCACCGCGAACGAGCGCTGTACGCGGCGCTGCGGCGACACGTCGGCCGGCTTGTAGTCGGATTTCGGCGCTGCCTTCTTGACCAGCGTGGCCTGGGTAACCGCCGGGTTCTCGTCAGACATTTTCTTTTCCGCCCGCCTTGACCAGAGCGACCAGCCGCTCGCGGTCGTATTTCGCGTCGAGTTCGTGGAATGCCTTTTCGACCTCGGCTTCGAGATCGTCACCGACCGCAACCGGATCGGCCTTGCGCCATTCGGCGAGATAGTCGTCGGTGCCACCGGCGCCGGTGCGCATGGCGCACATGTCGATCGCCTCGGTGAAGCGCAAGGGCAGTTCGCGCTTGGCGTTCTGCCGGCCTTTCCTGACGATGACCTGGGCAGGGATGTCGCGCCAGTAGACGACGATAAGATCGGCCATGAATTCTCGCTCCTCGATATTCCGAGCATTGCCGCAAGCGTCGTAAGGCTGCTTGTTATGGGACGACGCGCGCGCATTCAAAAGCGACGCATTTCGATGTCGTAAAATGAAAGGTGGGTTTATTCGTTTGCGACCCATGTCGCGACGGGGTCGATGCAGCAGCAATGGCGGCGGAGTTTGCGCTGTTCCTACGCTGGATGCGTTACCAGATGCCGGTTCTCAGCCCTGTCCAGACGTAGAACCAGATCGTCGGGTGGTACCACTGTTTCGATGGCAGGCCTGGATCGAACGTTGCGAGTTTCCCGGCCAGCGCGTCGCTGACCGCCTCGACGCAGATATCGCGCGAAAACGCCGTCTGGCGCAGCGCATAGCTCGAGATGGTGTCGCCTTGTTTCGGCTTGCTGTGCGCCTGCTTCAGCACACCGCCGGTGTCGACGCCTGCATCGACCAGATGGACGGTCGTGCCGAAATTCTGCGGATCGCCTGACGTCAACGCCCAATAGCCGCCATTCATGCCGCGATATTTCGGCGTGATGCCGGCATGATAGTTCAGCACCGGACAAGGCATTTTGCCCAGCATCTCCCTGGAAATCAGCCGGCAGCCGTTCAGCAGCACGACGCCGGGCTTGATCGTCTCGATCGCCTGCAGGCATTCTTGGCTGTTGGCGGATGCCACATGGACGATGACCTGGCCTTGCCGCGGTTCCGTTTCAAGCTTCTCCTCGGCAATCAACCGGGCGGCGTGTTTGACATTAAGCCGTTTGCCAAGCCTGCTCAGCACCATCGTGCCGAGCTGACCCATGGCGGAGATCCAGCCCTGGCGTCGGGCGCGGCCGCGCAGCAATTGTTTTTTGGATTCAGGGATTTCGAGGACGACGCTGACAGGGCCGACGCGGTCGGCGAGGTCGTTGATCATGGCCCAGACGTGTGCGCCGCCACCGGTGACGACTACAATCGGCCGCGGATTGGATTGCGACGCTGCCATTGATCTTGCCATGCTCCACGGACCGGCTGATGTGGCCGGGACCTTAGGGCAGGTGGGTTAATCCTTGGTGTGCCGGAAGCCTTACGAGGACATGAAGATGCCGGTCAGCGCTTGAACTCCATGATGTCGAGCTTCGATTCGTAGTAGGGCGCGGGGAATTCGATGCGCCATTCCTTGGCGCTGTTGCGGAAAGCGTAACCGACCTGGTCGGTTTGCGGGCCGCTGCCATAGGGCTTTGCCCGGTCGTCGTTGACGGAGCCGGAGCCAAGATAGATCGAGCGCTTGTCGCCATCGTCGAAGAAGCGGCCCCGGGTGCGCTGCGAACCACT
Coding sequences within:
- a CDS encoding ASKHA domain-containing protein produces the protein MAAGGAAVVKPGWAGDKRAIVNSPANITDPLVLFMPSGKRGRFPVGTPVLDAARQLGVYVESVCGGRATCGRCQIEVQEGNFAKHKITSSNDHISPKGPKEERYERVRGLPERRRLSCSAQILGDLVIDVPQDTVINAQTIRKDADTRVIARDTAIRMCYVEIEEPDMHNPSGDLDRLKIALMKDWGFKNLEFDFYLLPQVQGILRKGNWTATAAIHKDADSDIARVIALWPGLKNEAYGLACDIGSTTIAMHLVSLLSGRVAASSGTSNPQIRFGEDLMSRVSYVMMNPDGREGMTVAVREAISGLVDKVCAEGNVQRNDILDSVFVGNPIMHHLFLGIDPTELGGAPFALAVSGAVRIKASDIGLKLNQGARLYMLPCIAGHVGADAAAVTLSEGPHRQDEMMLIVDVGTNAEIVLGNRARVVAASSPTGPAFEGAEISGGQRAAPGAIERVRIDPDTLEPKYRVIGSELWSDEPGFLDSVQATGVTGICGSGIIEIVAEMYLAGIISEDGVVDGSLAARSPRVVANGRTFSYVLKEGEPKITITQTDVRAIQLAKAALYAGTKLLMEKQNAEHVDRIHFAGAFGSFIDPKYAMVLGLIPDCDLDKVSAVGNAAGAGARMALLNRGYRREIEETVSQIEKIETALEPKFQEHFVYAMALPNKVDPFPKLSAAVKLPPRKTVSEDGIAGDAAPRRRSREGHAARRSRD
- a CDS encoding methyltetrahydrofolate cobalamin methyltransferase; the protein is MTRTIVASATREIIIGFDQPFCVIGERINPTGRKKLAAEMVVGNFETVIKDALEQAACGATMLDVNAGVTSVNPNETEPGLLVQTLEIVQGLVDLPLSIDSSVSAAIEAALKVAKGRPLVNSVTGEEEKLEAILPLVKKYNVPVVAISNDETGISMDPDVRFAVAKKIVERCADFGIPAHDVVVDPLVMPIGALGDAGRQVFALLRRLREELKVNTTCGLSNISFGLPHRHGINAAFIPMVIGAGMTSAIMNPVRPQEMEAVRGANVLNGTDENCTKWIKTYKDYKPAEGGHAVAAPTAVNAPGEGGGNGSRRRGGREARMGRG
- a CDS encoding methylenetetrahydrofolate reductase, with protein sequence MTGRQLDENPAGIHLPLDPLPGHTSRGRLERVLRRGEFAVTTELNPPDSADPEDVYNRAKIFDGWVDAINAVDASGANCHMSSVGICALLTRMGYAPIMQIACRDKNRIAIQGDVLGGAAMGVANMLCLTGDGVQAGDQPGAKPVFDLDSMSLLETCRIMRDNGKFLSGRKLTTPPQLFLGAAVNPFAPPFDFRPIHLGKKIAAGAQFVQTQYCFDVPMFKTFMQKARDLGHTEKVFILCGVGPLASAKTAKWIRSNVPGIHIPDTVIKRLEGAQDQKKEGKQLCTDIINEVKEIPGVSGVHVMAYRQEEYVAEIVDESGVLKGRQPWKREIRRDDQMVAERLDHILHDEITETQVDMVKTAH
- a CDS encoding methylenetetrahydrofolate reductase C-terminal domain-containing protein, with the translated sequence MSDENPAVTQATLVKKAAPKSDYKPADVSPQRRVQRSFAVRLWSVRHSRLLEWFYARFSDAFLLLHPLWKGIGYGRVEAPIKFVEKRVKGFMFDCRMCGQCILSSTGMSCPMNCPKQLRNGPCGGVRANGNCEVEPNMPCVWVKAWEGSQNMVNSDRILTVQKPVDQSLRETSAWLRVTAQAAAAREAAAAAKTGASA
- a CDS encoding virulence factor, producing the protein MADLIVVYWRDIPAQVIVRKGRQNAKRELPLRFTEAIDMCAMRTGAGGTDDYLAEWRKADPVAVGDDLEAEVEKAFHELDAKYDRERLVALVKAGGKENV
- a CDS encoding formyl transferase, translated to MAASQSNPRPIVVVTGGGAHVWAMINDLADRVGPVSVVLEIPESKKQLLRGRARRQGWISAMGQLGTMVLSRLGKRLNVKHAARLIAEEKLETEPRQGQVIVHVASANSQECLQAIETIKPGVVLLNGCRLISREMLGKMPCPVLNYHAGITPKYRGMNGGYWALTSGDPQNFGTTVHLVDAGVDTGGVLKQAHSKPKQGDTISSYALRQTAFSRDICVEAVSDALAGKLATFDPGLPSKQWYHPTIWFYVWTGLRTGIW